One Globicephala melas chromosome 6, mGloMel1.2, whole genome shotgun sequence genomic window carries:
- the CER1 gene encoding cerberus, with translation MHLLFLQLLLLLPLGKAARHGDGRQSQNSVSLLLLERHRRELSLGNHEEAEEKPDLFVAVPHLIDASTAGEGQRQREKMLSRFGRFWKKPERELHPPQGSVSEQFFPGTQGLTQPEDGMPMEKSPLREEAKKFWHHFMFRMSPASQGIILPIKSHEVHRETCRTVPFSQTITHEDCEKVVVQNNLCFGKCGSVRFPEAAQHPYTFCSHCLPDKFTTMHLQLNCTGLAPVVKLVMLVEECQCKVKTEQQHGHPEQAGFQAEFHVQDPFIPGLST, from the exons ATGCATCTTCTCTTCCTTCAGCTGTTGCTACTCCTGCCTCTAGGGAAAGCTGCAAGGCACGGGGATGGCCGCCAGAGTCAGAattctgtttctctcttgctCCTAGAAAGGCATCGCAGAGAGCTCTCCTTGGGCAACCATGAGGAAGCTGAGGAGAAGCCAGATCTGTTTGTGGCAGTGCCACACCTAATAGATGCCAGCACTGCAGGGGAAggccagaggcagagagaaaagatgcTGTCCAGGTTTGGGAGATTCTGGAAGAAGCCTGAGAGAGAGCTGCACCCACCCCAGGGCTCAGTCAGTGAGCAATTCTTCCCTGGGACCCAGGGTCTCACTCAGCCAGAGGATGGGATGCCAATGGAGAAATCTCCTCTTCGGGAAGAAGCCAAGAAATTCTGGCACCATTTCATGTTCAGAATGAGTCCAGCTTCTCAGGGGATCATCCTGCCCATCAAAAGCCATGAAGTGCATCGGGAGACCTGTAGGACGGTGCCCTTCAGCCAG ACTATCACCCATGAAGACTGTGAGAAAGTGGTTGTACAGAACAACCTTTGCTTTGGAAAATGCGGGTCTGTTCGTTTTCCTGAAGCTGCGCAGCACCCCTACACCTTCTGCTCCCACTGCCTACCTGACAAGTTCACCACGATGCACTTGCAGCTCAACTGCACTGGCCTTGCCCCCGTGGTCAAGCTGGTGATGCTGGTGGAGGAGTGTCAGTGCAAGGTGAAGACAGAGCAACAGCATGGCCACCCCGAACAGGCTGGCTTTCAGGCAGAATTTCACGTCCAGGATCCCTTTATCCCAGGactttcaacataa